One window of the Streptomyces sp. NBC_00259 genome contains the following:
- a CDS encoding amidohydrolase, whose amino-acid sequence MSESVPPAEHRTVLLRGGDVHSPADPFATAMVVERGHIAWVGSEGAADAFASGVDEVVDLEGALVTPAFVDAHVHTTATGLALTGLDLSGAESLAGAAERVRSYAAARPADRILIGHGWDASRWPEQRPLSRAELDELTGGRPLYLTRIDVHSALVTTAMLDLVPAVRGMDGFRDGEPLTGDAHHAVRSAAYSAVSPEQRAEAQRIALRHAASLGIGTVHECGGPDISSEDDFTGLLKAATDEPGPRVVGYWADTDVERARALGAAGAAGDLFADGSLGSHTACLHEPYADAAHAGVAHLDAAAVAAHVTACTEAGLQAGFHAIGDQAITHVVEGMRAAAAALGLARVRAARHRVEHAEMLTPETVAAFAEFGLTASVQPAFDAAWGGDTGMYAQRLGIERARTLNPYAALLRAGVPLAFGSDSPVTPLDPWGTVRAAAFHRTPEHRISVRAAFTAHTRGGWRAIGRDDAGTLVPGAPADYAVWRTGELVVQAPDDRVARWSTDPRSGTPGLPDLTPGSALPECLRTVVFGQTVYVRPDE is encoded by the coding sequence ATGAGTGAGAGCGTGCCCCCGGCCGAACACCGCACCGTGCTGCTGCGCGGTGGAGACGTCCACAGCCCCGCCGACCCCTTCGCCACCGCCATGGTGGTCGAGCGCGGGCACATCGCCTGGGTGGGCTCCGAGGGGGCCGCGGACGCCTTCGCCTCCGGCGTGGACGAGGTCGTCGATCTGGAAGGGGCTCTGGTCACTCCCGCGTTCGTCGACGCGCACGTCCACACGACGGCGACCGGACTCGCGCTCACCGGACTCGATCTGTCCGGCGCCGAGTCGCTCGCCGGGGCGGCGGAGCGCGTCCGGTCCTACGCGGCGGCCCGCCCCGCCGACCGCATCCTGATCGGGCACGGCTGGGACGCCTCCCGCTGGCCCGAGCAGCGGCCGCTGAGCCGGGCCGAGCTGGACGAGCTCACCGGAGGCCGTCCGCTGTACCTCACCCGGATCGACGTCCACTCGGCGCTCGTGACGACCGCGATGCTCGATCTGGTGCCCGCGGTCCGCGGCATGGACGGCTTCCGTGACGGCGAGCCGCTCACCGGCGACGCACACCACGCCGTGCGCTCCGCCGCGTACTCCGCCGTGTCGCCCGAGCAGCGCGCCGAGGCCCAGCGCATCGCCCTGCGGCACGCCGCGTCGCTGGGGATCGGCACCGTCCACGAGTGCGGCGGGCCCGACATCTCCTCCGAGGACGACTTCACGGGCCTGCTCAAGGCCGCCACCGACGAGCCGGGGCCGCGGGTCGTCGGCTACTGGGCCGACACCGACGTGGAGCGGGCTCGCGCCCTCGGAGCCGCCGGAGCGGCCGGAGACCTCTTCGCCGACGGCTCGCTCGGCTCGCACACCGCCTGTCTCCACGAGCCGTACGCCGACGCCGCCCACGCCGGCGTCGCCCACCTCGACGCGGCCGCCGTCGCCGCGCACGTCACGGCCTGTACCGAGGCGGGGCTCCAGGCTGGCTTCCACGCCATCGGCGACCAGGCGATCACCCATGTCGTCGAGGGGATGCGGGCCGCCGCGGCCGCCCTGGGCCTCGCCCGCGTCCGCGCCGCCCGTCACCGCGTCGAACACGCCGAGATGCTGACCCCGGAAACGGTCGCCGCCTTCGCCGAGTTCGGTCTCACCGCCTCCGTCCAGCCCGCCTTCGACGCGGCCTGGGGCGGTGACACCGGTATGTACGCACAGCGCCTGGGCATCGAGCGTGCCCGCACCCTCAACCCGTACGCGGCGCTGCTGCGCGCCGGAGTCCCCCTGGCCTTCGGCTCCGACAGTCCCGTCACCCCGCTCGACCCCTGGGGCACCGTCCGGGCCGCCGCGTTCCACCGCACACCCGAACACCGGATCTCCGTACGCGCCGCCTTCACTGCCCATACCCGTGGCGGCTGGCGCGCGATCGGACGGGATGATGCGGGCACCCTCGTGCCCGGCGCGCCCGCCGACTACGCGGTCTGGCGCACCGGTGAACTCGTCGTCCAGGCCCCCGACGACCGGGTCGCACGCTGGTCAACCGACCCCCGTTCCGGCACCCCCGGCCTGCCCGATCTCACCCCGGGCAGTGCCCTTCCCGAGTGCCTGCGGACCGTGGTGTTCGGACAAACGGTCTACGTACGGCCGGACGAGTGA
- a CDS encoding Lrp/AsnC family transcriptional regulator, protein MEELDRQIVELLVKDGRMSYTDLGKATGLSTSAVHQRVRRLEQRGVIRGYAAVVDPEEVGLPLTAFISVKPFDPSAPDDIAERLAGVSEIEACHSVAGEENYILKVRVGSPLELEELLGQIRSLAGVSTRTTVVLSTPYEARPPRI, encoded by the coding sequence ATGGAGGAGCTGGATCGTCAGATCGTCGAGTTGCTCGTCAAGGACGGGCGCATGAGCTACACCGACCTGGGCAAGGCCACCGGCCTGTCCACCTCGGCAGTGCATCAGCGCGTCCGACGGCTCGAGCAGCGCGGCGTCATCCGGGGATACGCCGCTGTCGTGGACCCCGAAGAGGTCGGACTGCCCCTCACCGCGTTCATCTCGGTGAAACCCTTCGACCCCAGTGCCCCCGACGACATCGCCGAGCGCCTCGCCGGCGTGTCCGAGATCGAGGCCTGCCACAGCGTCGCCGGTGAGGAGAACTACATCCTCAAGGTCCGTGTGGGCTCCCCGCTGGAGCTGGAGGAGCTGCTCGGCCAGATCCGCTCGCTGGCCGGAGTCTCGACCCGGACGACCGTGGTCCTCTCCACCCCGTACGAGGCACGGCCGCCGCGAATCTAG
- a CDS encoding phosphotransferase family protein produces MATAPRPRTTTRDPETLALRLTAWLDARLPGAEVTGVRAPESNGMSSETLLFDIDHPGTPLRACAVRLAADPDAYTVFPVYDLRRQYETMRDVARHTDLPVPRVLWLEEDPAPLGAPFLVMERVEGRVPPDVVPYTYEGNWLHSATDGERARLEEATISVIARLHDQYPVGSCEGSALRRHVDAQRDYYAWVVDGLPRSPLIESAFDRLEAHWPADEGPAVLTWGDARIGNIIYDGFEPAAVLDWEMAALAPREVDLGWTVYLHRFFQDLTVGSGQRGLPDFLRREHIERRYAELTGHTPRDMDFHTLYAALRHAIVMLRVAYRQVHFKEVAVPENPDRMILHHDSLAAMVRGTYW; encoded by the coding sequence ATGGCCACGGCACCACGCCCCCGCACCACCACCCGCGACCCGGAGACACTCGCCCTCCGGCTGACCGCCTGGCTGGACGCCCGGCTGCCAGGCGCCGAAGTCACCGGCGTCCGGGCCCCCGAGTCCAACGGCATGTCCAGCGAGACGCTGCTCTTCGACATCGACCACCCCGGAACTCCGCTGCGCGCCTGCGCCGTGCGACTCGCGGCCGACCCCGACGCGTACACCGTGTTCCCCGTCTACGACCTGCGCCGGCAGTACGAGACGATGAGGGACGTCGCCCGGCACACCGATCTGCCCGTGCCACGGGTGCTCTGGCTGGAGGAGGACCCGGCTCCGCTCGGCGCGCCCTTCCTCGTCATGGAGCGCGTCGAAGGCCGTGTGCCGCCGGACGTGGTGCCCTACACGTACGAGGGGAACTGGCTGCACTCGGCGACCGACGGCGAACGCGCCCGGCTGGAGGAGGCCACGATCTCCGTCATCGCCCGGCTCCACGACCAGTATCCGGTGGGGAGTTGCGAGGGGAGCGCGCTGCGGCGGCACGTGGACGCCCAGCGCGACTACTACGCCTGGGTGGTGGACGGGCTCCCTCGCTCACCGCTCATCGAGAGCGCCTTCGACCGGCTGGAGGCGCACTGGCCCGCCGACGAGGGCCCGGCCGTTCTCACGTGGGGCGACGCCCGCATCGGCAACATCATCTACGACGGCTTCGAGCCCGCCGCCGTCCTCGACTGGGAGATGGCCGCCCTCGCCCCGCGCGAGGTCGACCTCGGCTGGACGGTGTACCTGCACCGCTTCTTCCAGGATCTGACCGTCGGCTCCGGACAGCGGGGGCTGCCGGACTTCCTGCGCCGTGAGCACATCGAGCGGCGCTACGCCGAACTGACCGGCCACACACCGCGCGACATGGACTTCCACACCCTCTACGCCGCCCTGCGGCACGCCATCGTGATGCTGCGCGTGGCCTACCGCCAGGTGCACTTCAAGGAGGTGGCGGTGCCGGAGAACCCGGACCGGATGATCCTGCACCATGACAGCCTCGCCGCCATGGTGCGGGGAACCTACTGGTAG
- a CDS encoding DUF7064 domain-containing protein — MKHVVTGDRNAYDRCIFQVLDHRGRALLVAGLGVYPNAGVIDAYATLRTGDRLHAVRASDALGDDRMRLTVGPLSIVVEEPLRRIRLRCADDPADPGSFSYDLVWEADFPAVWEPHHVQRRGDRLTLEGRRFVQAGRCTGTIRAAGEEIPVTAGEWTGTRDRSWGVRPLPGEEAGRGDEFRPEGFHWLWMPVRFDDRFLMVITQEDADGHRSLNEAVVVRDGERDVQLGWPRTEIHYRPGGRHPERAVVHLTDPAGKPLELTAETLCSSPLAVGAGYPPATDWQHGTWQGRGWTDRRTYDLSDPAAHPMAAFGVTDHAARFTLEGRTGYGIFEHGSFGRHDPSGFTGYDSVAG, encoded by the coding sequence ATGAAGCACGTCGTCACCGGCGACCGGAACGCCTACGACCGGTGCATCTTCCAGGTGCTCGACCACCGGGGCCGCGCTCTGCTCGTCGCAGGGCTGGGGGTGTACCCCAACGCCGGGGTCATCGACGCCTACGCCACCCTGCGCACCGGCGACCGGCTGCACGCCGTACGCGCCTCCGACGCGCTCGGGGACGACCGGATGCGGCTGACCGTCGGGCCGCTGAGCATCGTCGTCGAGGAGCCGCTGCGCCGGATACGCCTGCGCTGCGCGGACGATCCCGCGGATCCCGGGTCGTTCTCGTACGACCTCGTCTGGGAGGCCGACTTCCCGGCCGTCTGGGAGCCGCATCATGTGCAGCGCCGCGGAGACCGGCTCACGCTCGAAGGGCGGCGCTTCGTCCAGGCCGGCCGCTGCACGGGCACGATCCGGGCCGCGGGCGAGGAGATACCCGTCACGGCGGGGGAGTGGACGGGCACGCGCGACCGCAGCTGGGGCGTGCGGCCCCTGCCCGGCGAAGAGGCGGGCCGCGGCGACGAGTTCCGCCCCGAGGGATTCCACTGGCTCTGGATGCCCGTCCGGTTCGACGACCGCTTCCTGATGGTCATCACGCAGGAGGACGCCGACGGCCACCGCTCGCTCAACGAGGCCGTCGTCGTCCGCGACGGGGAACGCGACGTCCAGCTCGGCTGGCCCCGGACCGAGATCCACTACCGCCCGGGCGGCCGCCATCCCGAACGGGCGGTCGTCCACCTCACCGATCCTGCGGGCAAGCCTCTCGAACTCACCGCGGAAACCCTCTGCTCCTCCCCCCTGGCCGTGGGGGCGGGCTATCCACCCGCCACCGACTGGCAGCACGGCACCTGGCAGGGCCGAGGATGGACCGACCGGCGCACCTACGACCTGTCGGACCCGGCGGCCCACCCCATGGCCGCCTTCGGCGTCACCGACCACGCCGCCCGGTTCACCCTCGAAGGCCGGACGGGCTACGGGATCTTCGAGCACGGCAGCTTCGGCCGCCACGACCCGAGTGGGTTCACCGGCTACGACTCCGTCGCCGGCTGA